The Hymenobacter oligotrophus genome segment TCGGTAAGGTAAATGGTATCGGCAGCGGGCAGGGCTTGGCGATAGATTTCGGCACCGCCAATTACGTACACGTCCTCATCGGTTTGGCGAGCCAGCTCCAGCGCCCCCAGCACCGAATGCGCCACTTCCACGCCCTCGAACTGCCAATCGGCTTGGCGCGTCACCACGATGTTGCGCCGGTTGGGCAGGGGCTTGCCGATGCTCTCGTACGTGCGCCGGCCCATCACGATGGGGTGCTCCGTGGTGAGTTGCTTAAAGTGCTTGAGGTCGGCGGGCAGGTGCCAGGGCAGCTGGTTGTCGCGGCCAATTACGCCGTTGTCGGCCCGGGCTACTACAAGTGCAATCATGCGATACTAAGGAAGAATGAGGAGGGAAGAAGGAAGCAGAAAAGGAGCAGTGGGCTCGTCCTTC includes the following:
- a CDS encoding dihydrofolate reductase, which encodes MIALVVARADNGVIGRDNQLPWHLPADLKHFKQLTTEHPIVMGRRTYESIGKPLPNRRNIVVTRQADWQFEGVEVAHSVLGALELARQTDEDVYVIGGAEIYRQALPAADTIYLTEVHHAAEGDTVLPDFTADTVWRETSRERHEPDEKHAYAYSFVTLQRRR